Proteins co-encoded in one Arachis stenosperma cultivar V10309 chromosome 7, arast.V10309.gnm1.PFL2, whole genome shotgun sequence genomic window:
- the LOC130940375 gene encoding UDP-glycosyltransferase 71K1-like yields MAEDIKMKKRKMAHLMFIPVPGAGHLPSILEFANLLVNRFNNMSITVFTSKFPFSPSPPSLTSSHPQIQLIPLPETPEPPSSQQLLLKARELYVVTFIDSLIPHVKSAIQTILSSYSSNSDESKPLFTLVLDFFCVSMVDVGIELGIPSYIYMTSNAGFLGYMFSILERQIDDVFNYSDPDLLIQGISIPAPSRVLPDASFNSDGGFVGYYKCAQRFRDTKGIIVNTFSELENYAIDALLSDGGRKRNPPIFAVGPLINLKGQQNPNLDQNLHEKIMKWLDLQPDCSVVFLCFGSRGSFGPSQTREIGMALRHTGVRFLWAMRSPPDKVIDEESALPEGFLEWMEGKGMICEWAPQVEVLAHKAIGGFVSHCGWNSILESLWFGVPILTWPIYAEQHLNAFRMVKEFGLAIELTLDYRFGSNDVVTANEIENGLKQLMDRDNVVHKKVKEMKEMARKALLNGGSSFNSAGELIDNMLAYRSPS; encoded by the exons atggcAGAGGACATCAagatgaagaagaggaagatggcACATCTTATGTTCATTCCTGTTCCTGGTGCTGGCCACTTACCTTCTATCCTCGAATTCGCCAACCTCCTTGTCAACCGTTTCAACAACATGTCCATAACCGTTTTCACTAGTAAATTCCCATTTTCTCCCTCGCCACCTTCACTCACCTCTTCGCACCCTCAAATCCAACTCATTCCTCTCCCTGAAACTCCAGAACCTCCATCATCACAGCAACTCCTACTGAAGGCGCGTGAACTCTACGTCGTGACCTTCATCGACTCCCTCATACCCCACGTCAAGTCAGCAATCCAAACCATTCTCTCTTCATATTCTTCCAACTCTGATGAATCAAAGCCACTCTTTACTTTGGTTCTTGATTTCTTCTGTGTTTCAATGGTTGATGTGGGAATTGAACTTGGCATACCTTCTTATATCTACATGACTTCAAATGCTGGGTTCTTAGGGTACATGTTTTCCATTCTTGAACGTCAAATTGATGATGTTTTCAATTATTCTGATCCTGATTTGTTGATTCAAGGTATTTCAATTCCAGCTCCTTCTAGGGTTTTACCTGATGCTTCTTTTAACAGTGATGGTGGATTTGTTGGGTATTATAAGTGTGCTCAGAGGTTCAGAGACACCAAAGGAATTATTGTTAATACTTTTTCAGAGTTGGAGAATTATGCTATTGATGCATTATTATCAGatggaggaagaaaaagaaatccTCCTATTTTTGCTGTTGGTCCTTTGATTAATCTCAAAGGACAGCAAAACCCGAATTTAGATCAAAATCTCCATGAAAAGATTATGAAATGGCTTGATTTGCAGCCAGATTGTTCTGTTGTGTTTTTGTGTTTTGGGAGTAGAGGAAGCTTTGGTCCATCCCAAACAAGGGAAATAGGGATGGCGCTTCGTCATACCGGAGTTAGGTTCTTGTGGGCTATGCGTTCGCCACCAGACAAAGTTATCGACGAGGAGAGCGCCTTGCCGGAAGGGTTCTTGGAATGGATGGAAGGGAAGGGAATGATTTGCGAGTGGGCGCCACAGGTGGAGGTTCTTGCTCACAAAGCAATTGGTGGGTTTGTTTCACATTGTGGTTGGAACTCTATTTTGGAGAGCTTGTGGTTTGGGGTGCCAATATTGACATGGCCTATTTATGCAGAACAACATCTTAATGCTTTTAGGATGGTTAAGGAATTTGGATTAGCAATTGAGCTAACATTGGATTATAGATTTGGTAGTAATGATGTTGTAACGGCAAATGAGATAGAGAATGGGTTGAAACAATTGATGGACAGAGATAATGTTGTGCACAAGAAGGTGAAAGAGATGAAAGAGATGGCTAGGAAGGCTCTCCTCAATGGTGGATCTTCTTTTAATTCTGCTGGAGAACTAATTGATAATATGTTAG CTTACAGAAGTCCTAGTTGA